CATCCAAGTAATGCTGTAAGTGGAAGAACTCTTCGACGCAGtcttctttgttttctAAATCCTCATAGTTTGGATCTTCTTTCTGTTTCTGGACCCTTTCTACACATTCCAAGTAATGATGTGTCAGGTTTTTACCTTCTTTCGTTTCTTGGCATTGGGTTCTTAATGTTTGAAGTTGATCTTGCtcttctccttcttcttcttcctcctcttcttcctcttcttcctcctcttctccttcttctACTTCCGCAGCTTCAACAGACTCCTACAGTATATGTTAGTAAAAATCGATAGACTTAGATGATATTGTATATGATACTCTGTAACATACattttcttcgtcatcGGTGTCTTCAGCTCTAGCTGTATAAGGACCGAACTGATCCCTTATTTCACCCATATAATCCACTAACGAGCCAAACATTGTTGTCTTTTACTTAATTCCAACGCTTTCCTAATAACACTAATGTCTTTGCACTTGCTACAGCTTCAACATCAATagagtatatatattgaattaGACTTTTCGGTGTATTACTCTATAAGGGGCCTTATTGCCGCAAGCTGCGTTCGGACAATTTAATTGGTTCAATAACGCAAATAAGTGCTGAGCCGAAAGTAGTTACTGAAGATCACCAAATACCAGCACGTACTTATTGATCAAGTTCCGTCGATTTGATGTCTCAAACTCGATTGAATAATCTATTAGTGACATTATATACCTACCGTTTTTCAAAGTATTAGAATATGGATGTATATCTACACTATGATTTGCAATTACTGGGCATTGTAAGGGCCTATTGGAATGTAGGACATGAATGACTGCAGGAAAGTGTAGTACCTACATcctcttttgaaatttctgatCTTGCAATATTTATggtaatttgaaatgattTTGGAATTCTATAAATGATTATCAACATATATacaatattattacttACCATCTCCTTTTACCGCCCTTTTTACGTATATTATCAGAAGCAGAGCCAGAAGTACGttttatttcatctttagAAATTACTAGGCCATTTCTGGTGGATCTACCAATTGTATTAATCTTAAGACCACGTTCTCTTTTGGCGTTTCTCtttttatctttacttTTCACACTTTCACCAATACGTCTCTCAATATCTTTCTTGTAAGTGGACTCGATCTTTCTAAACTGTCCTTTCTTCACTTTGGACAAAATAATACCACCATCTTTGGCATCTTGCTCGAAATTCTTAATACGCTGAACATGCTTGTCCACCATACCTTTTCTGACATTCATAGGAACTTTCtccaatttattaatttttttctcatgACCATTAGcctttgataaattctttaacCTCATCTCAAGGGTACGCAACCTTGCTTTACCCATTATCTGGTCATCCTGATAAACAATAGAATCATCGGCGCCATCTTTGATACTATCTAAACTTATGCCAGCATCACTGGCATTGTCATCCCTGGATCCATTACTAAATGCACTCAGTAAATGTGactctttcaaaaattgttgtaGTTCAACATcatttttcagattttctgcctcttcattttcatcttctttttcgTTCTTCTTATTCTTGGCCTCATTCCTTGCAATCCTTCTCGCTATTTTACCAAGTGTTTGACCACACCTTATCATCTTCTGTTCTTTCTTACTTGGCTCAATATACGTATCACCTGGCCCACTGAATTTGATCACTTTTGGTTGATGTGCTTTAACTTTATCTTTaacttcctcttcttcctcttcttcttctgcagAGCTCATACCCGTATGCTCATCTCCAGCGTCACTGTTGATGTCATTCTCATTGCTATCAGCTGCGGAACTATCCCTTCCTTCGCTTGCATCATGGCTTTCTTGCTCACTAGTGTTTTGAACATTTTTTGTCTTGTCTTCGAATCCCATGGACTCCAACGATCCAAACTGGCTTTCGAATGCTTTCCTTTGTAATTCTAAGGCATTCAAATACCCTTCATCCGTTGACATTTCGGTTTATTTGTAGTGTTATAGGCGCTGACTCTCTATTATGCCTGCTCAAATTTTGCGATGAGGTTAAGTTTTCgtatttttaaatttttttttgtcgtATATTGGATGAGGGACCTTTAACCTTGATAAAAAGTTGAATCAATAATggataaagaaaatctaGTAGCGTGAAGTATAGCAACACAGAAAAGCTAAGTCTAATGAGTACTGCTGGAATCCATATAAACAACAATCTAGCAATTCCTGATACGAGATTCGGTTATGTTTTCAGGAAAGCCGTCCAGAAAGAACTTCGCAAACAAGTGAAAGAAACTGACTCTGATAATAAACATATTAACAAAAATCTTATAATATGTAAAGTCATCGCAAGAGATGTCATTCTAATGCCATTCATACAGAGTATTTTATGGACAGGGTTCTTGATTTCCTTTAAACCATGTCTCAGGGGATTCATTCGATTTTGTCAGAGGCTTGGACCCATGATTAAAGGTTCAATTTTAGAAGGAAATATAGGGAAAAGTAAAACTTTATAGAATATTCATTAAGTTTATAGACGAAGATCTATGTACattaaaatttaaaaatctCATGACGAAAtggtaaaaataaaacagcCCTGTAGGGGGCTCGAACCCCTAACCTTGTGATTAAGAGTCACACGCGCTACCGATTGCGCCAACAAGGCCTGCATTTTGTTGTAACATAGAAGGGAGAACTACAATATTAAGATTTAAATTCATGTGGCTGCTTCCGAGAGCCAAACCTACACCCGGtgttcaatttattaaactAAATCtttcacattattgaatttggttgaatattactgaaaacttttcatagacGCAActgctggaaatggcattatactgacatttcaatgtttaGGTGGctagaatgacaaatttgGAATGttttagaagaattgaattatACAATATTGTGGTAATATAAGAAACAGTAAAGCTATCGGTGATAAACATTACATAATAATATGACAATGTGATAACTAGTGAATTTATCGGTAGCAAACATCAAAGAATGTTACAAATATGTATCTAGAACATGATATTGTTACAAAACAAGATGTATTGcaaaaaagtataaatactcaggtgaatactgaagtttgatcaaattttgtatcactgtatattatttattgtatattttatagataaccagtgcattatttgatatGACCACCGATTAATAAGAGTCACTTCAATTATTTGACTGACTTTTCACAACATGAACAATAATATCGATCATAATATACAAGAGACAAGATCTGACCTTCCTTTATGTCAATAATGCATTGGTTATATACAAGATGGACTATAACATAAACAAATATACTGGGAttcaaactttgatcaaacttcagtgttcacctgagtacttatactttttccaacgcatttttatttattatttttatcacATCCTAGATTCATAAGCCAATCCGATGTCATAATTATCATACCATAACTATTCTGTGTTGCCACATggtcgtgtttatcacgTCATGTTTAGCCGCCAATTGTTCTAGAACATTCTAgatttgtcattctaactatcaaaacattgaaatgtcagtataatGTCATTTCTAGCAGATATCCGGTCTAATGGTTACTTTCGAAAGCGAGTAGCCTTTAAGACATCCTACTATACTGTATGTGCTTGTCACTACTTCCAATGTTGGAGACCTAATGAGAGGCAGTCAGGGGCGCCACTTTCTTTTAGGATGTGGATATATCTTCTGTACTACCAGATGCCGTCATGCAGGCCTCAGGACCACTTTTGTTACattttaagaaatttattagCTCTCATGGTATAGCTGATGACTGCTAGTCTCAGTCTCCCCTTCTACCTTGCAAACATGTGATCTCTTATCTTTCCTGAAGACGATCAAAAAAGTTTATATTCGCTGGATAGATAAAGGAAGCATcgacattttcattaaaggGCTATtaattctgaaaaatacGCAAAGCAATCCAATAATTATTCTATATAGAAGTACGCCAAGTGATACTACAATGTTTTACGAGCATATCGATGCCACTAACGTGGGAAGGTGACTGATCGTTGTATTCCCCTCTCTTGAGGTGTTGCTAATCGATGAAATTGTAGTAGTAAGCAAGTTGTAACAATTAGTTATGATAAGCCAAACAAATAAAGTGTGAAATTAGAATTAAACTATATAGTAACAACCGATATTCTTCctgtcttttttttttttttttgtaacaGTTCCTTCCTTACACGGTACCATTCACTATCGTCAGGTGATGCCGCAGGGCAGGCCGGTCTTAACATCCCAGTCGACCTGGTAATGCCGACCGTAGACAGCCCCGCTGCTGTCAGACTATAGATGCTGGAGTGTGGTGTTGCTGTAGAACAATCCTCCGTGATGCATACCTATCGTGGTATTGCTGTCGACGACAACTAGGTTATCACTTCTGCTTGGCAGCCAAGATATGTCTCCTTTCCCGCCGGATACACAAGTGTTCTTCCCACCATCGCCACACCAGATGTAACTGGGCCAATCCTCGTTCGGCCCTATCAGCAGAAACCCCTTCCATGAACCCCCATGTGTGAGTTCCATACACCAGATCCCTGCCTTATTAAACCTAACATAGTTACCGAACGCTTTGTCAAGAGCACCCTCAATAGTAGATTCTTCGGCTGTAGTATCACAGTTCTGGCCTGTATTAGTGTATATCATTTtaatatcattgaaaacaCTTGTTCCCACCCCGCATGTCTTCTCTGCTGAATACATGTGGATGATGTGGGCCACTTTGGGTAGCACCTTCTCCCAGTCAAGGTACTGCCAGCCATCACCTATCATCCATTTAAGAGAATTATATACGGTGTTCAGGCAGATCTTGACATTCGTGCGTTCTTGAAGACCCGCGCCCATAGCATAGGATTCGTTCTTGAGTACAGCTGTCCCTGCGGATATATCTAGACTTAATCCTGCCCTGAGTACTAGTTCTTCAACGCCACTGTCTGCTTCAGCGGCGTCTAACGAGGCAGTAGTTGAAAAGCAGCCACATAAAAATAAGAGGTAGCAGAATATTGAACCAAATCCTTGCGATAAAAACATTCGTAATTTCATTAGCTACTTTACCGATAACAATAATGTTCTCTGGGGTCAATGTTTCCATTTACtatttttctatatataGAGCGTCCTCAATAAGAGAGGAAAAGATGTTCTCTCGATACTAGATAGTGTTTATTTATACCTTATAAATTCATGACTCTCTTGTCGACGACatgatgaaaagtttttcaCTTGGTGCTTGGCAGTTGTATTATGTCATACGATATTGCATGATGTTGCATAGTGTTGTATATGTTCTGTGTATTTTCACAATTTCTGAATTTTCCTATTATGGTAAACCATTCTGTGCACATTTTTCGTTGTCATTTCCCAATCCATAATATTCTCGTCTAACAAGATGTGCTATAATATTATAGACCCCAATCTCATTCCAAGAAAAGGTCTATAACGTCCCGGGTAGAATAGGCCTTCTTCAGAGTTGCTGCCTAACCCTTGCGCGTTCTTAATTTTAGAAACGGAGTCCCTATCTAGATCAACAAGACAAGATGAAGCAGTTCGCTTCGATTAGCGCATTACCCTGAGGTAACACATACCTGTGTGCCTCTCGTaatattgtttttcttgtttCCTCAGAAAGACATGCCGAAGCAGGAAAAAATGTCAAGAAGTGCTTCTCTCCTCAATTTGAGCGACTCGTTCATTGAACTTTCTCGAGACGAGTCAGCCTAAAAACAGAAAAACCATACACCTCTTATCGTGATTTTCAAGAGTAGCAACAGATCGGGATCTAAACTACTGAAACTCAGAGAAGAAAGTCGTCCAAACTGCCACTAGATCTTGAATGTTTATTGGTTCATAAGTATAATATAACATGAGATGCCATTCGAGAAAATAATCTTTGACACTTTGTCCGTCCTAGAGTCCTGTCAAGTACATACCTGTATACTCTGGTGCTTCCACTTGATTTATTCTACATCCTTTAGGAACGCCAAGCTTCCACTTGATTTATGTTGTCCTCCAACAAACATCCTCCCACTCTCTCTATTTCGAGAAGATGCCACGTGAAAACAGATCCTCATACCAACCTCGCAACGACAGTGCCTGTCATCGTTTAACAGGTTTCAGAGACACTCGAAGAGCATTGTTTCCTTTTCCTTGCGAGACAGCAGTCTAAACGGCTGTACTGAGGAGGAATCGCACATTCGATGGCGGTCCCCAGTGAACGAAAGAGACGACCCGAGCGTTAGACGGACcggaaaaattttccaagcAATGttaaaaaaggaaagatgGTGCCAATGTGCACACtaatggaaaagaaaacaagTGGATAAAGCAGTGGATGAAGCAGCTTTTTCCACCAGAGTATAGAACGAGTGGCTGTTTTAATGAACGAAATGTTATGTGTGTGTTGCTCGTAAATTCCCTTCTAATAAAAAGCCTCGTATCTTCATCACCAGTGTTTACTATCATCTATTATATAAAAGTAAAGTTGCTTACTATTtacattcaaaaataatgtttacttatatttcaagatttcaGCGATTGGTCTGGTTACTATTGCCGTTATTATAGTTCCATCGGATAAAACAAAAAGCTACTGCTATTTAATTAGcctttttttaaaaaaaaataatatcattgGATTGAACTGGATTTGACTTTGGCAATTTTAAATAGCGCCTTTTGCTAAAATGtccatttcaaaatatttcacacCGGTGTCAGATGCATCCGTTACGTTTGACGGGACAAATGTGGACTTAAGTGCCAACCTTAGCGCCGACGATGCCACTGATGGAATCcaaatttctcaattaAACGATGTCACTTTCAAAGCAGATGGTGGTGAAGTCGTGTTAGTCTTAGGTAAGCCAACTTCCGCCTTATTTAAGTCTTTATTCCACAGTgacaaaaatttaaattacGAACCACAAGGTTCTGTAAGGTTCAagacaaatgaaattaaggcttacaatgaaaaatgtcCTCATCAGATTATCTACAATAACGAACAGGATGTTCATTTCCCATTCTTAACAGTTAAACAAACTATCGATTTCGCATTAAGTTGTAAATTCGATATTCCAAAAGAAGAACGTGATACAATTAGAAATGATATCTTAAAGAATTTTGGTCTTTCTCACGTCTTAGATACTATTGTCGGTAACGATTTCTTCCGTGGTGTTTCTGGTGGTGAACGTAAACGTATCTCCATTATCGAAACTTTCATCGCCAATGGTTCTGTTTATCTATGGGATAACTCTACAAAGGGTCTCGATTCTTCCACTGCTTTAGATTTCTTAAGTATTTTACAAACAATGGCAAAGACTACTAAGTCTGTGAATTTTGTTAAGATTTCTCAAGCTTCtgataaaattgttgaaaaattcgataaAATCCTGCTGTTAAGTGATAGctatcaaattttctacGGTACCATCGATGAGTGTATGACACATTTCCGTGAAACTTTAGGGATTGagaaaaatccaaatgatTGTATGATTGAGTATTTAACTTCCATCTTAAACTTACAATTCAAGAGTACTCAAAATATATCCGATACCAGTATTTCTAGATCTGCAAGCAATCCAAAAGATGATTTCGAAGTTAAGCAATATCCATCATCATTCAGATCAGAATCTTACTTATACAATCAATGGATCAATTCCCCAAACTATAATTACTGGAAACAGGCTACTTCGGATGCTATAAACAATTCAAATGGAAACACACTAAATCCAGAAGATATCACCCCAGTTTATAACATTCCAATCACTAAACAACTCAATCTTGTTATCAGGAGAGCCTTTCAAAGAAGTTTAGGTGACAAAATCTATTTGTCTGCTCAAATGATCTCAATTATTATCCAATCTATCGTTATTGGTTCCCTTTTCTATAATACCCCACGTACCACTATTGGTTCTTACTCAAGAGGTTCATtgactttcttttcattgttGTTCTTCACTTTCCTTTCTTTAGCTGAAATGCCTTCCGCTTTCCAAAGACAACCAGTCATTACAAAACAAGCAAAATTACGTTTCTATCACCTATGGGTTGAATCGTTGGCTACAACCATCTTTGACTACAGTTACAAATTCATATTGGTCGTGGTCTTCTCCATTCTATTGTATTTCTTAGCTCATTTACAATATAATGCGGCcagattcttcatcttcttaCTTCTATTAACTACCTATAATTTCTCTATGgtgtcattattttctcttATCTCATTATTAACTCCAACCTTAGCTATTGCTAATTTAGTTGCTGGTATTTTATTGTTAGCAATTGCAATGTACGCTTCTTACGTTATCTACTTGAGTGGTATGCATCCATGGTTCAAATGGATTGCTTGGATCAATCCTTCCATGTATGCCATGGAAGGTATCTTAAGtaatgaattattcaatatgAAATTAAGTTGTGCTGATTCTATTGTTCCAAGAGGTGTGGGTTATGATAATGTTTCTTTTACCAAGAGAGCATGTGCATGGCAAGGTGCTACCCTCGGTAATGACTACGTCAGAGGCCAAGATTATTTGTCCACTGGTCTATCATACAGTTACAGTCATGTCTGGAGAAATTTCGGTGTCATCATAGCTTTCattgttttcttcatctgttGTTCGTTAGTTGCTGCCGAATATATTAAGCCACGTTATAATGATGCTTCTAAGAAGGACACAATTTCCTCCTGGATTCCATTTGTCAATAGTTCTAGAAATGCTAACAATGCTGTTGATATGGCTACTAGACCAAGAAGATCtgaatcattttcatcgatATCTATCATCAATTCTACCAAGTCTGCTGACGGTACTTTAGAAGAAACTAGTGTTGAAGGTGTTGCTTCACAGAAACATATAATTTCatggaaaaatatcaactaTACCGTTGCCGGTAATAAACAGTTGATCAACGACGTCTCCGGTTATATTAGTTCTGGTCTAACTGCCTTAATGGGTGAATCTGGTGCAGGTAAAACGACATTGTTGAATGTTTTATCTCAACGTACTGAAAGTGGTGTCGTAACTGGTGAACTTTTAATTGATGGACAGCCTCTAACCAACATAAACGCTTTTAGAAGAAGTATTGGTTTTGTTCAACAACAAGATATTCATTTGGAACTGTTGACCGTTAAGGAATCTCTTGAAATCTCTTGTATTTTAAGAGGTGATGGTGACAAAGACTATATTTTAACTGTTTCTAAGTTATTAAAACTTCCTTTAGACAAAATCGTTGCCGATTTAACACCCACCCAAAAGAAACTGTTATCCATTGGTGTGGAATTAGTTACTAAGCCTTCtttacttttatttttggatgAACCTACCTCTGGTCTAGATTCTGAAGCTGCGTTAACcattgttcaatttttgaagaaactttCTGAACAAGGACAAGCTATTTTCTGTACTATCCATCAACCTAGTAAGAGTGTTATCAGTTactttgataatattttcctACTGAAGAGAGGTGGTGAAACTGTTTATTTTGGCCCAACTTCTGATGCATGTGATTACTTCATGAAATACAATCCTTCCCTTACCTTTAATCCTGAAGCTGAAAATCCTGCTGATTTTATTATCGACGTTGTCGGTAGTAACAATACTGGAACTGATAGCGATGAGATTGCTGAGGCTAAGCCAACTGTAGAGACGAAATGGGCTGAAGTATGGAGCAGATCTCAAGAAAGAGCCTCTATTGAGAACGATTTACTTGACTTGGAAAATGAAGCCCGTGGCGCTGGTATTGATTTCTCTCAGCGTGCTTGGACACCACCAAGCTACATGGGACAACTCCGTTTGATTTTAAGAAGACAATATATTGTTACTAAGAGAGATAAATCTTATGTTGGAGCTAAATACGCGTTGAATGGTGGTGCAGGTCTCTTTATCGGTTTCTCTTTCTGGAGAATCAAAGAATCTATTATTGGCCTTCAatattctcttttcttctgtTTCATGGCACTTTGTGTGTCATCTCCATTGATTAATCAAGTTCAAGATAAAGCCTTAAAAAGTAAAGAAGTTTTTATTGCTAGAGAATCTAGATCGAACACTTACCACTGGTCCGTATTATTGCTGGCTCAACTTCTTATTGAGTTACCCTTAGCTATTACAAGTTCTACCTTATTCTTCCTGTGTGCCTATTTCTGTTGTAACTTCGATAACTCCCCTCATATTGCTGGTGTTTTCTACTTAAACTACATTGTATTCGCTGCCTACTATTGTACATTCGGTCTATGGTTGATATATGCTTCTCCAAACTTACAAACAGCTGCCGTTTTAGTTGCCTTCTTTTACAGTTTTACGGCCTCCTTCTGTGGGGTTATGCAACCAAAAGCCTCAATGGGCTGGTGGATCTGGATGTATTGGGTTTCACCATATACCTACTTCATTGAAACTTTTGTTTCTCTAGTGTTACATGAGAGACCAGTTGTTTGTGGTGTATCTGATCTAGTTCCTGGTACACCACCAACCGGAGAAACCTGTGGTGATTACTTAGCTAATTATGTTGCTGAACACGGTGGTTACGTGTACAGACCAACTGCCACAAATGTGTGTGCATACTGTACTTATAAGGATGGTGATGAATTCTTGAAGGTTGAAAGCATGTCTTATGATCACATCTGGAGAAACTTCGGTATTCAAGTTGCGTATGTAGGCTTCAACATCTTCGCTATGTTTGGTGGTTACTATTTGACTTATGTACGTAACTTCTGGCCAGGTGTCTTCAAAGTCATTAGCATGTTGATCCCATTCAAATCACAAATTAGAAAGGCTATTAAGAaatagataatttatttttctcatGTAAGTTTTCTGTAATTTACATCCTATTTAGAATTTTGtattaataaatattacCCAAGTTAATTACTAATAAACTAAGTTTAAAGTTTTTTCATTCCATTAGATGACTAGAaggatatatatatgtaataTCCTATATGAATATgcaattaaattatttatcaaaattcgAAATTTTGTCCGACCACATTTTGTTGATGGCCATCcgttttcttcttaaaTTATTCAGTTCGTGAACAGAGCACCAACCACTTTCCtcaaaattcttctctATTATTTGGAACCTTTGATCTTCAAGTTTCTTTGTTTGAGCTAAAAGTTTCAGATATTCATCAACATGAATGTTATCACTTCCGTGACCATATTTGTCCGCCAGTAAACCTGTTTGTTTAATTAAAGAAACCACATCTAAATCTGTAACATCCTCAGTCACGTAAACCGTAGGCACGTGTTCTTTCAAACTTGATATGTTGACCATGATTTTCTGATCAGCCGACCTTAGAGGTATCCTTGATACTGTCTTCACAGAATCCTTGCGCCTTGGGAGATTGAAATAATCCACTCCTGTATACTTGGTGTTTTTAGGCGAGAGTACaccatcatttttatcGAACGAAGAAGCAGTATCCATAGCTGTACCTGCTGTTTTatttaaattgaaatttgaagttgATACAACccttttgatattattattagatgaacTTATTATCCTAGAAAATCCACGTTTAACTTTTGAACTTATCGATGAAGTTCTCGTTAAAGTTATTGAATGGTTGCTAGATAAGGAGTTGGTCCTTGTTCTTTCTAGATGCATTTGATTATGAATGTCTGAAAATGAAGGACTGATTGTACCTGGAGTATTAGGAGTTTCAACGTCAATATCTTTGTTTATCTTGAAAGACGCCTTTCTTAACATTGCACTGGAGGCCCTCCGTATTAGTCCGATTTTTGGTGGGCTTGTTGTATTGGAATCGTACTTCAACGTTGGTGATGGCATGTGAGGTAGATTCATTGACAATAAATAAGTTCCCtcaagagaaaaatttgtcGACTTGGTTTTTATATGACCCGTGATTCCCTTTGTTGCGGTATAGGGACTCTCAATAACAGATCTTTCAATCGATGTATTCAAATGTGGTAAATTAATATGCTTTGGACTATCTGTACTGTCTCGAATACTTGAATTAGCTAGATATCTAGGTACGTTTGTAGTAGAGGAATTACTTGCTATTTTTTCCAAGGATGTTGATTCTTCTACCAGACTCGAAACATCTTTAGCACCTATTGCCAAATCATCACTCAATAAAGTGCtagaaattttctttaatgtTATCTTTGCCGGTTGTTCCAATTGATTCGAATTACTATCATGGCCACTTGTATTGACACTATTTGATCTACCTGTAGTAGCAGGAATTTCCAGTGCTTTAGCTAAATCAAACGACGTATTAGGATCCGCTTCATCCATGTGTTTATCCAATATATGAGGTTCCACAACGCCCACAGTGGTTGTCGCACCTGCTATATTATTGGTAACCTCTTCAGTGTTGTGTGTTGGAGGATAAAATTTCGTTTCTTCGTCTACGTTGGTACTAATCTCGAGATTATCTATTTCTAATTCTGATGGGTTTGGTAAAGGAGGAAGCAGAGAAAACTCCTCATGACTATTCATCTTATTCGCACTCTCTGGTAAGATTTCCTTGACATCATGATGACTTATATTATTCGTATTACTATGACCAGTTGGACTCATACCGTTAACAGGTGCTGAGAATGCACTAATTTCCGAATTATTTGAACTGTTATCGTTATTTGTTAAAAAAGAGTTTGCTGCATCGAGAGGTGTCGTAATACTCAAAGAACTTTGGTCTGTTTGTAATCTGGTCAATTCaatgtcttcttcttctttaatatcGTCCAAATGAGTGGCTGCACCGGTTAACGTTGTTGAAACTGAGTTAAAATTGCTTATATTTGTGAGATTCATTATCAGCACAGGTGGCTGGTTCGAAGTATTTTGAAGAGTACCGTTTCCCTTGACGGATATATTTCGATTTGAAGGAGATGAGCTTGATAAATCCATTATTGATTCCAAAAATGCAGAttagtttcttttttcacaCTATCTACTACGGAATCGATCATATAATCAATACAGGGTTTTTGGTAAGTTGGCTGTACAATCAAATGTGTATAATCGAATTCGGTGATTGTGACGGAACGACAGTAAAGATTTGAAGTTAGACTGTTGCAACGTCGAAAAGTGGGTTGATTAGTAGAAAagtttgataaaattttccagCTTACTTTTTCTCTCTCATGTTACTCGCGCATTT
The genomic region above belongs to Kazachstania africana CBS 2517 chromosome 7, complete genome and contains:
- the KAFR0G03020 gene encoding uncharacterized protein (similar to Saccharomyces cerevisiae YOL036W and YIR016W; ancestral locus Anc_7.121) — encoded protein: MDLSSSSPSNRNISVKGNGTLQNTSNQPPVLIMNLTNISNFNSVSTTLTGAATHLDDIKEEEDIELTRLQTDQSSLSITTPLDAANSFLTNNDNSSNNSEISAFSAPVNGMSPTGHSNTNNISHHDVKEILPESANKMNSHEEFSLLPPLPNPSELEIDNLEISTNVDEETKFYPPTHNTEEVTNNIAGATTTVGVVEPHILDKHMDEADPNTSFDLAKALEIPATTGRSNSVNTSGHDSNSNQLEQPAKITLKKISSTLLSDDLAIGAKDVSSLVEESTSLEKIASNSSTTNVPRYLANSSIRDSTDSPKHINLPHLNTSIERSVIESPYTATKGITGHIKTKSTNFSLEGTYLLSMNLPHMPSPTLKYDSNTTSPPKIGLIRRASSAMLRKASFKINKDIDVETPNTPGTISPSFSDIHNQMHLERTRTNSLSSNHSITLTRTSSISSKVKRGFSRIISSSNNNIKRVVSTSNFNLNKTAGTAMDTASSFDKNDGVLSPKNTKYTGVDYFNLPRRKDSVKTVSRIPLRSADQKIMVNISSLKEHVPTVYVTEDVTDLDVVSLIKQTGLLADKYGHGSDNIHVDEYLKLLAQTKKLEDQRFQIIEKNFEESGWCSVHELNNLRRKRMAINKMWSDKISNFDK